A window of uncultured Gellertiella sp. genomic DNA:
GCCGGAGCGCATGGCATGGACAATGGTCTCGATGCCGCTCTGGCCGGTCTGGACGATGCAGGGCACCTCGATGCCGAGATCATTGAGCGTCTCCAGAAACTGGATGCCGTCCATTTCCGGCATGACGAGATCGAGAACCACGACCCGGAATTCCGCCATGCCGGATTTCAGCATTTCGAGCCCGGCGCGACCGTTCTCGGCAAGATGCGCAACATGACCATGGCGCTCGATGGCATTTTTCAGCAAGCGGCGCTGGACCGGGTCATCGTCAACAACAAGAATATGTGTCGTCACCTTGGCTCTCCAGACTTTTCATCACGCGACGTGTCAAAAGGGGGCTATTGCCTCATCAGACACTGGCAGACGCGCTTGAAGATCTCCTTTTTGGAAAGGGTCGCATTTTACCCATCGCGGTTTTTGGCACTGCGGGCAGCCTGACCTTGCGGCGCGCCTGTGCCAAAAGCGGCAGATCCACCTTGCCGGGGGCAGATGCAGGCAATACATCTGTGGCGAAGATCACCACCCGCCACCCCGCTGCGGATTGAAGAAGACAAGGACTGCCCGATGCATCACAGCCTTTCTGCCCGCCCTGCCCAGACCGACGCCGCCCTGAAAGCTGACATCGATACGGCAGCCCTCGGCGAGCTGCCCGTCTGGAAGCTTTCCGATCTCTATGCCTCCGGGGCCGATCCCGCCTTCAGGGCCGATCTCGAAACGGCAGCGGCCAGGGCAACGGGTTTCGAAGACAGGTGGAAGGGCAGGCTCGGCGAAGCGGTTGCCGGCGATGGCGATCAGGGCCTCGGCGCGGCGATTGCCGCCTATGAAGCGCTCGATGATCTCGTCGGCAAGATCGGCTCCTTTGCCGGTCTCACCTATTTTTCCGATACGACCAATCCGGCCAATGGCAAGCTTTATGGCGACGTGCAGGCGAAGCTGACGGCGCTCTCCACCCATCTCCTGTTCTTCCCGCTCGAACTCAACCGCATCGACGACAGCCTGATCGACGCGGCGATGGCGCGTGATGCAAAGACCGGGCATTACCGCCCGTGGATCGTCGACCTGCGCAAGGACAAGCCCTACCAGCTCGATGACAAGCTCGAACAGCTGTTCATGGAAAAGGGCATGACGGGGGCGGCCGCCTTCAACCGGCTGTTCGACGAGACCATGGCGGCGCTGCGATTTGACATCGACGGCGCGCAGGTGCCGCTGGAAGTGGCGCTGAACCGGCTGCAGGACCCCGACACCGCCAGCCGCAAGGCCGCCGCCATGGCGCTGGCCGAGACCTTCCGGGCCAATATCCGCACCTTCGCGCTGATCACCAACACGCTGGCGCAGGACAAGCAGATTTCCGACCGCTGGCGCGGCTTCGAAGACATCGCCGACAGCAGGCACCTTGCCAACCGGGTGGAACGCGAGGTGGTGGATGCCCTGGCCGCAGCCGTCAGGCAGGCCTATCCGCGCCTGTCGCACCGCTATTACAAGATGAAGGCGAAGTGGCTCGGCATGGCGCAGATGGATTTCTGGGACCGCAATGCGCCGCTCCCCGAAACCTCCAACGCCATCATCCCCTGGAGCGAGGCGCGCGAGACGGTGCTTTCGGCCTATGGCGATTTTGCCCCGGAGATGGCGGCAATTGCCGGACGCTTCTTCAATGAGGGCTGGATCGACGCGCCGGTGCGCGACGGCAAGGCGCCCGGCGCCTTTGCCCATCCGACCGTGCCCTCCGCCCATCCTTACGTGCTGGTCAACTATCTCGGCAAGCCGCGCGACGTGATGACGCTTGCCCATGAGCTCGGCCATGGCGTCCACCAGGTGCTGGCCGGAAAGCAGGGCGCGCTGATGTGCCAGACGCCGCTGACGCTGGCCGAAACCGCATCGGTGTTCGGCGAGATGCTGACCTTCCGCGCCCTTCTCGACAGGACCAGCGACCGGCGCGAGCGCAAGGCGATGCTGGCGCAGAAGGTCGAGGACATGATCAACACGGTGGTCCGCCAGATCGCCTTCTACGAATTCGAACGCCGCCTGCACACCGCCCGGCTGGAGGGCGAACTGACCGCCGACGACATCGGCAAGCTCTGGCTCTCGGTGCAGGCCGAAAGCCTTGGCCCGGCGATCCGCATTTCCGAAGGCTACGAGACCTACTGGGCCTATATCCCGCACTTCATCCATTCGCCCTTCTATGTCTATGCCTATGCCTTCGGCGACTGCCTGGTGAATTCCCTCTATGCGGTCTACCAGAAGGCCGAAGGCGGCTTTCAGGAGAAGTATTTCGACCTGCTCAAGGCAGGCGGCACCAAGCACCATTCCGAACTCCTCGCCCCCTTCGGCCTCGATGCCACCGATCCATCGTTCTGGAGCAAGGGCCTGTCGATGATTGAAGGGCTGATCGACGAGCTGGAGGCGCTGGACGCAGGGCATTAAGGCCGGTTGAACGGATGGCGCGATAACGTTAGAGTGTTATGATGTAATCACGCCATCCGCTATGCTTGCCGCAAGACCCGAGGACGGAAGAACTCATGAACTATCTGGACACGCGATTTGTCATCGCCGGGACACTTCGGCGTTACGCGGAGATCACCGGATCACCTGTTCTTCGCAGCGAAGATGGCTTCGATGCTATCGAGGCGATCCGCCCTGAACCGATGGTCTCGGGGTCGCAAGGCCGTTTCGAGCTCTTTGAATATGCCAATGCGCCGGATGGAGCCAATATTCACATCCTGTCGACCCACCCCGACCACATGCAGGATCTGGTTCAGTTGCTGCTCTGGCTAGGGGTGACGCCCAACGAGATCGATTGCGAACGCGACATCCACGGCAGGCCGCTGGTCAACATCGACTGGGTTTGTCAGGCGCTGGCCGTAACAACCCCAACCGTATCGCCCCTTCCGGCAACATCCCCCCCGCCGCAAGTCTGCCGCCTCGACGGCTGTTCGCTGACATGATTTGCCGCAATTAATCCATGCATGACACCGGGAAGGCCGCTATGGTCGTCGGCATGACGAACAACAATCCCTATGTCCTCTTTCGTGACGACACCACCGGGCAGTGCATGGTCTTTTCCGAGCCGGAGGAGATCATCACGGTGCGCGAGCGGCGCGATTTCCTGCCGGCCCTGTCGCGCATGGAAAAGGCAAGAGCCGCGGGAAAATGGCTGGCGGGCGCCATGGCCTATGAGGCCGGCCATCTGTTTGAGGAAAAGCTCGAGGCTTTTGCCGTCGACAACCGGGAAACGCCCTATCTGCAGTTCGGCGTGTTTTCCGTGCCCGGCGAAGAGGGGCACCCGCTGGCAAAGCCGGTGCAGCGGGTGGAAAACCAGCCGTTTCTCGAAGATCCGCGCGCGGTCTGGGATTTCCCCGCCTATGAGGAACGGTTCAACCGGCTGCACACGCATCTGAGACTGGGCGATGCCTATCAGGCAAACCTGACCATGCCGGTGGAAGCCCGCTGGAGCGGCGATCCGCGCGCCGCCTTCTGGTCGCTGATCGAACGCCAGCCGGTCAAGTATGGCGCGCTCGTCAAT
This region includes:
- a CDS encoding M3 family oligoendopeptidase, with protein sequence MHHSLSARPAQTDAALKADIDTAALGELPVWKLSDLYASGADPAFRADLETAAARATGFEDRWKGRLGEAVAGDGDQGLGAAIAAYEALDDLVGKIGSFAGLTYFSDTTNPANGKLYGDVQAKLTALSTHLLFFPLELNRIDDSLIDAAMARDAKTGHYRPWIVDLRKDKPYQLDDKLEQLFMEKGMTGAAAFNRLFDETMAALRFDIDGAQVPLEVALNRLQDPDTASRKAAAMALAETFRANIRTFALITNTLAQDKQISDRWRGFEDIADSRHLANRVEREVVDALAAAVRQAYPRLSHRYYKMKAKWLGMAQMDFWDRNAPLPETSNAIIPWSEARETVLSAYGDFAPEMAAIAGRFFNEGWIDAPVRDGKAPGAFAHPTVPSAHPYVLVNYLGKPRDVMTLAHELGHGVHQVLAGKQGALMCQTPLTLAETASVFGEMLTFRALLDRTSDRRERKAMLAQKVEDMINTVVRQIAFYEFERRLHTARLEGELTADDIGKLWLSVQAESLGPAIRISEGYETYWAYIPHFIHSPFYVYAYAFGDCLVNSLYAVYQKAEGGFQEKYFDLLKAGGTKHHSELLAPFGLDATDPSFWSKGLSMIEGLIDELEALDAGH